Proteins from a genomic interval of Sugiyamaella lignohabitans strain CBS 10342 chromosome C, complete sequence:
- the PPM1 gene encoding Ppm1p (Carboxyl methyltransferase; methylates the C terminus of the protein phosphatase 2A catalytic subunit (Pph21p or Pph22p), which is important for complex formation with regulatory subunits; required for methionine to inhibit autophagy and promote growth; GO_component: GO:0005575 - cellular_component [Evidence ND]; GO_function: GO:0008168 - methyltransferase activity [Evidence IEA,IEA]; GO_function: GO:0018423 - protein C-terminal leucine carboxyl O-methyltransferase activity [Evidence IMP] [PMID 11060018]; GO_function: GO:0016740 - transferase activity [Evidence IEA]; GO_process: GO:0006481 - C-terminal protein methylation [Evidence IMP] [PMID 11060018]; GO_process: GO:0043623 - cellular protein complex assembly [Evidence IMP] [PMID 11060018]; GO_process: GO:0032259 - methylation [Evidence IEA,IEA]; GO_process: GO:0010506 - regulation of autophagy [Evidence IMP] [PMID 23870128]), whose protein sequence is MCRLTTQGTYIRVNSIDLLVEAFLNKDDSPKQIISLGAGSDTRPFQLLTNEKYHNRLVYHEIDFPVSTSRKVAAIVADPRFSSAIGTGIEKSENEIHSETYHLHAQDLRNIKSDSFEILRGMDQSIDTLVISECCLCYLEPAESAAVLSWFKSKFSRMGCIIYEPIGLDDQFGRVMIQNLAVRGISLPTLNKYHSLRSQVERLVALGLENSRAADMEFIHDNWLSREDNERIDNLEFLDEREELNLLLRHYCIAWGSGQSWKWDFPENSQQA, encoded by the coding sequence ATGTGTAGACTAACAACTCAAGGTACGTATATCCGAGTaaactcaattgacttgTTGGTTGAAGCATTTCTTAATAAAGACGACAGTCCAAAGCAGATCATATCATTAGGGGCTGGGTCAGATACACGGCCATTCCAACTGTTAACGAATGAAAAATACCACAATCGGCTTGTTTATCATGAAATTGACTTTCCTGTTAGTACTTCCAGAAAGGTAGCTGCAATTGTAGCTGACCCGAGGTTTAGTAGTGCTATTGGCACCGGTATAGAAAAATCAGAAAACGAGATCCATTCAGAAACGTACCACCTACATGCTCAAGATCTACGTAATATCAAGTCTGATagttttgaaattttgcGAGGCATGGACCAAAGCATAGATACTCTTGTTATCAGCGAATGCTGTCTCTGTTATTTGGAGCCTGCCGAGTCGGCAGCAGTGTTGTCTTGGTTCAAGTCCAAATTCTCCAGAATGGGTTGCATTATATACGAACCAATTGGGTTGGACGACCAATTTGGTCGAGTCATGATACAGAACCTGGCCGTCCGAGGTATTTCGTTACCAACATTGAACAAGTATCACAGTCTTAGATCACAAGTCGAACGCTTGGTGGCGTTGGGATTGGAAAATTCCAGGGCAGCTGATATGGAATTCATTCATGACAACTGGCTTTCTCGCGAAGATAACGAGCGGATCGATAATCTGGAGTTCCTTGACGAGCGAGAGGAACTCAATCTGCTTCTGAGACACTACTGTATAGCCTGGGGGAGCGGTCAGTCTTGGAAATGGGACTTTCCAGAAAACAGCCAGCAAGCTTGA
- the SEC31 gene encoding Sec31p (Component of the Sec13p-Sec31p complex of the COPII vesicle coat; COPII coat is required for vesicle formation in ER to Golgi transport; mutant has increased aneuploidy tolerance; GO_component: GO:0030127 - COPII vesicle coat [Evidence IDA] [PMID 8004676]; GO_component: GO:0012507 - ER to Golgi transport vesicle membrane [Evidence IEA]; GO_component: GO:0031410 - cytoplasmic vesicle [Evidence IEA]; GO_component: GO:0005783 - endoplasmic reticulum [Evidence IEA]; GO_component: GO:0005789 - endoplasmic reticulum membrane [Evidence IEA]; GO_component: GO:0043332 - mating projection tip [Evidence IDA] [PMID 19053807]; GO_component: GO:0016020 - membrane [Evidence IEA]; GO_function: GO:0005198 - structural molecule activity [Evidence IDA] [PMID 17604721]; GO_process: GO:0090114 - COPII-coated vesicle budding [Evidence IMP] [PMID 12475940]; GO_process: GO:0090114 - COPII-coated vesicle budding [Evidence IDA] [PMID 8223424]; GO_process: GO:0015031 - protein transport [Evidence IEA]; GO_process: GO:0006810 - transport [Evidence IEA]; GO_process: GO:0016192 - vesicle-mediated transport [Evidence IEA]) translates to MVKLKEIPRTSTFAWSPSASEPLLVTGTVAGAIDEDFSSTTQLELWDLSLLDHSPESFQLNPKVSIDTDARFYDIAWGGASSSNPQGFIAGALESGSLQVWKPEDILKGNSSPVEKSEKHSAAIKAIDFNPIQSHLLASGGSKGEVFIWDINKFASPFAPGTQSSRHDEIETVAWNNNVAHIMATGGNTGFTSVWDLKNKREVLHLYYNPGNTGNSQRSAVSSVVWHPNNSTKLMTASIDDANPVILLWDLRNANAPEKILRGHEKGVLSLDWCKQDSGLLLSGGKDNRTLLWNPESGEQLGEYPIAVNWNFKTKFNPKVPDILASASFDGKITVQTLQDVGAVDKPETKQKSGSPDDFWNPSSYVDTLHPTFALKQAPKWLARPVSTAFGFGGKIVSVKTTGDEKKTSTVIISKFVEDESLSEETTKFASALQAKDINKVVTERLGHVQEGTEKYDWDILQTLLSKTGDSKSKFAALFEDKFKEISDDSDEKSEEKTEDDDFLSSLSISDGKYVPTGSFSLFSNGQSESEKAISKAILKGKYNEAVEIALKQGDLSDAFLLALYADDKTKDRVKNFYINKNAESKPFVRLLAAVSDKNLDDLVENSDTAEWLQTINALLIHSSNEKEFQTLSTKLGDRLFANRGAISDKTSKEAEELRNNALLCYIAGSSLEKTASIWLNEIPATEQEELKSKRAASSYSAHVKALHLFIEKVTVFTEAAKINPSSAATSSDLDQLYEVYRDYANIVASQGLLELAKKYLDLLPLHYPGVSLEKERLAKAGKKTASTTTATGRAPTSRYGAVPSNTPAAATPSIYSNIPSAKAPGPVPNAGLKPSVPAPASASPYAPVAPASNVGGPTAGVPAISVNSQASAPANPYQPQGYQQAPARGAPVAAPQIPGPPPVGGIRSSVSPVTALNSANASSSAPPPPKKNPGGWNDLPVSAIGAPRRPPSSATAIASPFPNQPLTSSPPVGSNPVSRQGSFSAVPPPPPTAGVPPPRAPPSASPKPPAANPYAPPAGASGHSFSPNPPYGGFNEQPPVGVQPSRSIVSPPPPNPYAPSPSAQHPGLSGPGASNPYAPPPGQQQQFQQPPPGVNNFGHSQLGGPAYGAPPPPSPGRNLVPPVGAPVVNQEPPPPPPVEEKPPAPKYPPGDRSHIPANAQPIFEILSGELSRVKPVIPANFQRQVSDAEKRLNILFDHLNNEDLLSDETVNDLVVLSQSLVAKDYNTATQLHVDILTTRSEQCGQWMTGVKRLIEMSKAVP, encoded by the exons ATGGTTAAACTCAAGGAAATCCCTAGAACATCGACCTTTGCATGGTCTCCCAGTGCCAGTGAACCTCTTTTGGTTACTGGTACTGTAGCAGGTGCAATTGATGAGGATTTTTCTTCGACAACTCAATTGGAGCTTTGGGACCTGTCCCTTCTCGACCATTCTCCTGAATCTTTCCAATTGAATCCCAAGGTATCAATTGATACTGATGCTAG ATTCTATGATATTGCTTGGGGTGGTGCATCGTCGTCGAACCCTCAAGGATTCATTGCAGGTGCATTGGAGTCTGGTAGCTTGCAAGTGTGGAAGCCTGAAGATATTCTCAAGGGAAATAGCAGTCCGGTTGAAAAATCTGAGAAGCATAGTGCTGCTATTAAAGCGATTGACTTCAATCCCATTCAAAGTCATTTATTAGCATCAGGTGGTTCAAAGGGAGAGGTTTTTATCTGggatattaataaatttGCCTCACCATTTGCTCCTGGAACTCAATCAAGTCGCCATGATGAAATTGAAACCGTCGCTTGGAACAACAACGTGGCTCATATTATGGCTACTGGTGGTAACACTGGATTCACTTCGGTCTGGGACTTGAAAAACAAACGCGAGGTTCTTCATTTATACTACAATCCGGGAAACACTGGCAATAGTCAGCGAAGCGCTGTTAGCAGTGTTGTGTGGCATCCTAACAACTCAACTAAATTGATGACGGCGTCAATCGACGATGCTAATCCAGTTATCTTGTTATGGGATCTGAGAAATGCAAATGCCCCTGAAAAGATCTTAAGAGGTCACGAAAAGGGTGTTTTATCTTTGGATTGGTGTAAGCAAGACAGCGGCTTATTATTGTCTGGTGGAAAGGATAATCGTACTTTGCTATGGAATCCTGAATCTGGTGAACAATTGGGTGAATACCCTATTGCTGTCAACTGGAACTTCAAGACTAAGTTTAACCCCAAGGTTCCTGATATTCTTGCCTCTGCTTCTTTTGATGGTAAGATCACTGTACAAACCTTGCAAGATGTTGGCGCTGTTGATAAGCCAGAAACAAAGCAAAAGTCTGGATCTCCTGATGATTTCTGGAATCCTTCTTCCTATGTTGACACTTTACACCCAACTTTTGCATTAAAACAAGCGCCCAAGTGGTTGGCAAGGCCTGTCTCTACAGCCTTTGGATTTGGAGGAAAGATTGTTTCCGTCAAGACCACTGGTGACGAGAAGAAAACTTCAACTGTTATCATTTCCAAATTTGTTGAGGACGAGAGTTTGAGTGAAGAGACCACTAAATTCGCATCTGCTTTACAAGCTAAAGATATTAATAAGGTTGTCACTGAACGTTTGGGACATGTTCAAGAGGGCACTGAGAAATATGACTGGGATATTCTTCAGACTCTTTTAAGCAAGACTGGTGACAGCAAGAGCAAGTTTGCTGCTCTGTTTGAAGACAAATTCAAGGAGATTAGTGATGACAGCGATGAAAAGAGTGAAGAAAAGactgaagatgacgatttCTTGAGCTCCTTGTCTATTTCTGATGGTAAGTACGTTCCAACTGGGTCTTTTAGCCTCTTCTCCAATGGTCAATCAGAGTCGGAAAAGGCCATCAGCAAAGCAATTCTCAAGGGCAAGTATAACGAAGCTGTTGAGATTGCTCTTAAGCAGGGTGATCTCTCAGATGCTTTCTTGCTCGCCCTTTATGCCGACGATAAGACTAAGGACAGAGTCAAGAATTTttatatcaacaaaaatgcCGAGTCTAAACCATTTGTTCGCTTGCTGGCTGCTGTAAGTGATAAGAATCTTGACGACTTGGTTGAAAACTCGGATACAGCTGAATGGCTTCAAACCATCAATGCTTTGTTAATCCACTCGTCCAATGAAAAAGAATTCCAGACCCTCTCTACAAAGCTTGGTGATCGTTTGTTCGCCAACAGAGGTGCCATTTCCGACAAGACATCGAAGGAAGCTGAAGAACTGCGTAATAATGCTTTACTATGTTATATTGCTGGTTCAAGTCTTGAGAAGACTGCATCTATTTGGCTTAACGAGATCCCTGCTACTGAACAAGAGGAGCTCAAGAGCAAGAGAGCTGCTAGTTCATACTCTGCTCATGTCAAGGCTCTTCATTTGTTCATCGAAAAGGTAACTGTATTTACTGAGGCTGCAAAGATTAATCCTAGCAGTGCTGCTACCAGTTCTGACTTGGATCAATTATACGAGGTTTACAGAGACTATGCTAATATTGTGGCGTCACAAGGACTTCTGGAGTTGGCCAAGAAATATCTGGATTTGTTGCCATTACATTATCCAGGTGTTTCTTTAGAAAAGGAAAGATTAGCTAAAGCTGGAAAGAAGACTGCTAGTACCACGACAGCTACTGGTAGAGCTCCTACTTCCCGCTATGGTGCAGTTCCAAGCAACACTCCTGCTGCAGCAACTCCTTCTATCTACTCTAATATCCCATCTGCCAAGGCTCCTGGTCCTGTGCCAAATGCTGGTCTCAAGCCATCTGTTCCTGCTCCAGCATCCGCTTCTCCTTATGCCCCAGTGGCGCCTGCTAGTAATGTTGGAGGACCCACTGCTGGCGTTCCTGCTATTTCAGTTAACTCTCAGGCCAGTGCTCCTGCTAATCCCTACCAACCCCAAGGATATCAACAAGCACCTGCTAGAGGTGCTCCTGTAGCTGCTCCTCAAATCCCTGGCCCACCACCGGTAGGAGGCATTCGATCATCGGTATCTCCAGTCACAGCACTAAACTCTGCTAatgcttcatcatcagcacctcctccaccaaaGAAGAATCCTGGTGGCTGGAACGACTTACCAGTATCTGCTATTGGCGCTCCTAGGAGACCACCCTCGTCTGCTACTGCCATTGCAAGCCCATTCCCCAACCAGCCATTAACGAGCAGCCCTCCTGTTGGATCAAACCCTGTTTCCAGACAAGGATCGTTTTCGGCCgtaccaccacctccacccACTGCTGGTGTGCCACCACCACGGGCGCCACCTTCGGCTTCTCCAAAGCCTCCAGCTGCCAATCCCTATGCCCCTCCAGCCGGTGCTAGTGGCCACAGTTTCTCACCAAATCCTCCTTATGGTGGATTTAACGAGCAACCACCTGTAGGTGTTCAACCTTCGAGATCGATTGTgtcacctccaccacccaaTCCTTATGCTCCTTCGCCAAGTGCTCAACATCCAGGACTCAGTGGTCCTGGAGCTTCTAACCCATATGCTCCACCTCCtggccaacaacagcagttccagcaaccaccaccaggtGTTAACAATTTCGGACATTCCCAATTGGGAGGACCAGCTTATGGAgccccaccacctccatctCCAGGAAGAAACTTGGTTCCACCAGTTGGTGCCCCAGTTGTAAACCAAGAGcctccaccaccgccaccaGTGGAGGAGAAGCCTCCTGCTCCTAAATATCCACCTGGAGATAGAAGTCATATTCCTGCAAATGCTCAGCCCATCTTTGAAATTCTCAGTGGAGAACTTTCGCGTGTCAAGCCAGTAATCCCTGCAAACTTCCAAAGACAAGTTTCTGATGCTGAAAAGAGACTGAACATTCTATTTGATCATCTCAACAATGAAGACCTCCTCTCGGATGAGACAGTCAACGATTTAGTTGTATTGTCGCAATCCCTTGTCGCCAAAGACTACAACACAGCCACTCAACTTCATGTTGACATCTTGACCACCCGCAGCGAACAATGTGGCCAGTGGATGACTGGTGTCAAGAGACTGATTGAGATGTCTAAAGCTGTACCTTGA
- the CPS1 gene encoding Cps1p (Vacuolar carboxypeptidase S; expression is induced under low-nitrogen conditions; GO_component: GO:0000328 - fungal-type vacuole lumen [Evidence IDA] [PMID 1569061]; GO_component: GO:0016021 - integral component of membrane [Evidence IEA]; GO_component: GO:0016020 - membrane [Evidence IEA]; GO_component: GO:0005774 - vacuolar membrane [Evidence IEA]; GO_component: GO:0005773 - vacuole [Evidence IEA]; GO_function: GO:0004180 - carboxypeptidase activity [Evidence IEA]; GO_function: GO:0004180 - carboxypeptidase activity [Evidence IMP] [PMID 2026161]; GO_function: GO:0016787 - hydrolase activity [Evidence IEA,IEA]; GO_function: GO:0046872 - metal ion binding [Evidence IEA]; GO_function: GO:0004181 - metallocarboxypeptidase activity [Evidence IEA]; GO_function: GO:0008237 - metallopeptidase activity [Evidence IEA]; GO_function: GO:0008233 - peptidase activity [Evidence IEA]; GO_process: GO:0008152 - metabolic process [Evidence IEA]; GO_process: GO:0006807 - nitrogen compound metabolic process [Evidence IMP] [PMID 2026161]; GO_process: GO:0006508 - proteolysis [Evidence IEA,IEA]; GO_process: GO:0051603 - proteolysis involved in cellular protein catabolic process [Evidence IMP] [PMID 2026161]) has translation MDVKTNIKQGNILPTEEKSEEQAPRRSAMSNKIKAIVAILILGCYFFGSWFSNSYGSAISLGNGKHGHKKHRSPKPVDECPALEKVIPEDNFKGPEQFFTEEYKNFSLNSWAGAVRIPSISYDDLKDVGHDDRWLVFGELHKYLEKTFPLVYEKFDVEYINTYGLLFTLNGNNPDLKPAILMAHQDVVPVPEETISRWTYPPFSGHFDGEYLWGRGCSDDKNSLVGIFEAVEALLKEGYAPERTLILSFGFDEEVSGGRGAKQIAKHLDEKLGPDSVYIIVDEGGNGIQNNYGSWFGFPGTGEKGYLDLRITLTTSGGHSSVPPDHTAIGIISQLVSAIEAAPYESDITKANPFYYHLQCLAKEGKTLDKKLRHDIQKLDQSHSAKKRVIAEFEKTPSLKYVMRTSQAVDIISGGIKINALPEQVTVDVNHRVAVESNLDYVKQKVIKTVQKIAKEYDFSVDAFGETVFGSSDSKGTFDVSALSELDPAPVTPILDNPTWNLVGGTLRQVFEDVNGGLVDSSITVSPSIMTGNTDTKFYWNLTKNIYRLSPFVASSSSNIHAIDEHATLGGHIHGVAFYYNLIRNINAQTDN, from the coding sequence ATGGACGTAAAAACCAATATCAAGCAAGGAAACATTCTTCCTACTGAGGAGAAATCCGAGGAGCAGGCTCCTCGTCGGAGTGCCATGAGCAACAAAATTAAGGCCATTGTTGCAATTCTCATTCTCGGCTGCTACTTTTTTGGCAGCTGGTTCTCCAATTCATATGGATCGGCAATTTCTCTTGGAAATGGTAAGCATGGTCATAAAAAGCACCGCTCACCCAAGCCTGTGGACGAATGTCCTGCTTTAGAAAAGGTGATACCAGAAGATAATTTCAAGGGCCCTGAACAGTTTTTCACCGAAGAATACAAGAATTTTTCACTCAATTCATGGGCTGGAGCAGTCAGAATCCCGTCTATTAGTTACGACGATCTGAAAGATGTTGGCCATGATGATCGATGGCTGGTATTTGGTGAGCTTCACAAGTACCTTGAGAAGACTTTCCCCTTGGTTTATGAAAAGTTCGATGTTGAGTATATTAATACTTACGGCCTTTTGTTTACATTGAATGGAAACAATCCTGACTTGAAACCTGCTATTTTGATGGCACATCAAGATGTTGTCCCAGTTCCCGAAGAGACCATTTCGCGTTGGACCTATCCCCCCTTCAGCGGTCATTTCGATGGAGAGTATCTTTGGGGAAGAGGCTGTAGCGATGATAAAAATAGCTTGGTCGGTATTTTTGAAGCAGTTGAAGCTCTTTTGAAGGAAGGATATGCTCCAGAACGTACTCTTATTCTTTCATTCGGTTTTGATGAGGAAGTTAGTGGAGGTCGTGGTGCTAAGCAAATTGCCAAGCATCTCGACGAGAAGTTAGGACCCGACTCTGTCTACATCATTGTAGATGAAGGTGGAAACGGAATCCAAAACAATTATGGCTCTTGGTTCGGATTCCCTGGTACTGGAGAAAAGGGTTACTTGGACTTGAGAATTACTCTCACAACATCTGGTGGCCATAGTTCGGTCCCTCCTGATCACACTGCTATTGGTATTATCTCACAACTAGTTAGCGCTATTGAGGCTGCTCCCTACGAGTCTGACATCACCAAGGCAAATCCTTTCTACTATCACTTGCAATGTCTTGCCAAGGAAGGAAAGACCCTGGACAAGAAACTTAGACACGATATCCAGAAGCTCGATCAAAGCCACTCTGCAAAGAAGAGAGTTATTGCTGAGTTCGAAAAGACTCCTTCATTGAAGTATGTCATGAGAACTAGTCAGGcagttgatattatcaGTGGTGgtatcaaaatcaatgcTCTCCCTGAGCAGGTGACTGTCGATGTCAACCACCGTGTAGCAGTCGAGTCTAACCTTGACTATGTCAAGCAAAAGGTCATCAAGACGGTTCAGAAGATTGCTAAGGAGTATGATTTCTCTGTAGATGCATTTGGAGAGACAGTGTTTGGCTCTTCTGATTCCAAGGGTACTTTTGATGTCAGTGCTCTTTCGGAACTAGACCCTGCTCCAGTTACTCCAATCTTGGATAACCCTACTTGGAACCTTGTTGGAGGTACTCTCAGACAGGTTTTCGAGGATGTTAACGGTGGTCTTGTCGACAGTTCTATTACAGTTTCTCCAAGTATCATGACCGGTAACACTGATACCAAGTTCTATTGGAACCTTACCAAGAATATCTACCGACTGTCGCCATTTGTGGCCTCTTCGTCTTCCAACATTCACGCCATTGACGAGCACGCAACTCTCGGAGGCCACATTCACGGTGTCGCTTTCTATTATAATCTTATCCGTAACATCAACGCTCAGACTGATAACTAA
- the AYR1 gene encoding acylglycerone-phosphate reductase (Bifunctional triacylglycerol lipase and 1-acyl DHAP reductase; NADPH-dependent 1-acyl dihydroxyacetone phosphate reductase involved in phosphatidic acid biosynthesis; lipid droplet triacylglycerol lipase involved in the mobilization of non-polar lipids; found in lipid particles, the endoplasmic reticulum and the mitochondrial outer membrane; required for spore germination; role in cell wall biosynthesis; capable of metabolizing steroid hormones; oleic acid inducible; GO_component: GO:0005737 - cytoplasm [Evidence IDA] [PMID 11914276]; GO_component: GO:0005783 - endoplasmic reticulum [Evidence IEA,IEA]; GO_component: GO:0005783 - endoplasmic reticulum [Evidence IDA] [PMID 10617610]; GO_component: GO:0016021 - integral component of membrane [Evidence ISM] [PMID 12192589]; GO_component: GO:0005811 - lipid particle [Evidence IEA,IEA]; GO_component: GO:0005811 - lipid particle [Evidence IDA] [PMID 10617610]; GO_component: GO:0005811 - lipid particle [Evidence IDA] [PMID 24868093]; GO_component: GO:0005741 - mitochondrial outer membrane [Evidence IDA] [PMID 16407407]; GO_component: GO:0005739 - mitochondrion [Evidence IDA] [PMID 14576278]; GO_component: GO:0005739 - mitochondrion [Evidence IDA] [PMID 16823961]; GO_function: GO:0000140 - acylglycerone-phosphate reductase activity [Evidence IEA]; GO_function: GO:0000140 - acylglycerone-phosphate reductase activity [Evidence IMP] [PMID 10617610]; GO_function: GO:0016491 - oxidoreductase activity [Evidence IEA,IEA]; GO_function: GO:0004806 - triglyceride lipase activity [Evidence IDA,IGI,IMP] [PMID 24187129]; GO_process: GO:0008152 - metabolic process [Evidence IEA]; GO_process: GO:0055114 - oxidation-reduction process [Evidence IEA]; GO_process: GO:0006654 - phosphatidic acid biosynthetic process [Evidence IMP] [PMID 10617610]; GO_process: GO:0019433 - triglyceride catabolic process [Evidence IGI] [PMID 24187129]), with protein sequence MPFSLKQGHTAVIIGSATGIGRAAARKWASQGVKLALFDKSQERLSILAKELESKTTVLSVSGDASKFEEVKDFQKAVVDKFGTVDLLFLNAGISGKSDFTHPDPVRTFFETNFFGVVNGVSAFVETLKKQSTESHVIITGSKQGITNPPGNPGYNASKAAVKSYAEGLSFDLQGSPVEAHLLVPGWTHTFLTGDRETAETAKPAGAWYPEQVVERLEQGLDKDEFYIFCEDNDVTTELDFKRMQYNLNDILLGRPALSRWRPEYKSEFEAFIKK encoded by the coding sequence ATGCCATTCTCTTTGAAACAAGGACATACCGCTGTAATTATAGGCTCTGCTACAGGAATTGGCcgtgctgctgctcgtaAATGGGCAAGCCAGGGAGTCAAACTCGCTCTGTTCGATAAGAGTCAGGAGAGACTCTCGATCCTCGCCAAGGAATTGGAATCGAAAACCACTGTTCTTTCTGTTTCAGGTGATGCTTCCAAGTTCGAGGAGGTGAAAGATTTTCAAAAGGCAGTTGTTGATAAGTTTGGCACTGTCGATTTGCTATTCTTGAATGCGGGTATCAGTGGAAAATCGGACTTCACCCATCCAGATCCCGTTCGAACATTCTTCGAAACCAATTTCTTCGGTGTTGTCAATGGCGTTTCTGCTTTTGTCGAGACTCTCAAGAAGCAATCTACTGAATCCCATGTCATCATTACTGGCTCCAAACAGGGTATCACCAACCCCCCTGGTAACCCAGGTTACAATGCTTCCAAGGCAGCAGTCAAATCTTACGCTGAAGGCTTATCGTTTGATCTTCAAGGATCTCCTGTTGAGGCCCACTTGTTGGTCCCTGGATGGACTCATACTTTCTTGACCGGTGACCGTGAAACTGCAGAGACTGCTAAACCTGCTGGTGCATGGTACCCCGAGCAGGTCGTCGAGAGACTCGAGCAGGGTCTTGATAAGGACGAGTTCTACATCTTCTGTGAAGATAACGACGTGACTACTGAACTTGATTTCAAGCGAATGCAGTACAACCTCAACGATATCCTCCTCGGAAGACCCGCCTTGAGTAGATGGAGACCCGAATACAAGTCCGAGTTCGAAGCATTTATTAAGAAGTAA